The Chloroflexota bacterium genome segment TCAACATCTCGACCCTCTCGGCCATCGTGGTGGCGGCGGCCGGCGGGAAGGTCGCCAAGCACGGCAACCGTGGCATCACCAGCAAGTGCGGCGCGGCGGACATCCTCGAAGCGCTCGGGGTGGCGTTCGATCTGCCGCCAGACGGCGTCGCCGAGTGCGTGCGCCGGACCGGCTTCGGCTTCATGTTCGCGCCGCTGTACCATCCGGCCATGCGTCACGCCGTGGTGCCGCGCCGCGAGATCGGCGTGCGGACGGCGTTCAACCTGCTCGGCCCGATCACCAACCCGGCCGGCGTCACGTCCCAGGTGACGGGCGTGGCCGTTGGCCCGGTCGCGCCGATCATCGCCGAGGTGCTGCGGCTGCTCGGGTCGCGGCGGGCGCTGGTCGTCCACGGCAGCGACGGCCTGGACGAGCTGTCGATCTCGGCGCCGACGAAGGTCTACGACGTGGCCGATGGCGTCGTCAGCGACTACGAGATCACCCCCGAGCGGATCGGGTTGCAGTCGCACCCGAGCGAGGCGATCCGGGGCGGCACCGTCGAGGCGAACCTGCGCTACGCCCAGTCGATCCTGGCCGGCGAGCGCGGGGCGGCCCGCGACGCCGTCCTGCTGAACGCCGCCGCCGGCATGGTGGTGGCCGGCCTCTCGGAGGACATGCGGCGCGGGGCGCTGCGAGCGGCCGAGGCCATCGACAGCGGCGCGGCCAGGGCCAAGCTCGACGAGGTGCGCGAGGTCTCGCAGTCGCTGAAGGGGGCGGTGCCAGCCTGATGATCCTCGACGACATCCTCGCCAACAAACGCAACGAGGTTGCCGAGCGGCTGGCCCGCGTCCCGCAGGCGGAGCAGGCCGCCCGGGCGGCCGCCGCCGCGCCGGCCCGCGACTTCCTGGGGGCGCTGCGCCGGCCCGGCGTCTCGATCATCTCGGAGATCAAGCGGCAGTCGCCGGCCAAGGGCGCGCTGCGGCTCGACATGGACGCCCCGACGATGGCCCGGACCTACGCGGCGGCCGGCACATCCTGCATCTCGGTCCTCACCGACGAGAAGTACTTCAAAGGCTCGGACGCCGACCTCACCGCCGTGCGCGAGCGGGTCACCGTCCCGGTCCTGCGCAAGGACTTTGTCGTCTCGCCGTACCAGGTCTACGAGGCGCGGGCCATCGGCGCAGACTGCGTGCTCTTGATCGTCCTGGCGCTCACCCCCGACGAGATCGTCAGCACGAGCGCGCTGGCAACGTCGCTCGGGATGGCCGCGCTGGTGGAGGTCCACACCGAGGACGAGTTGCGGATCGCCCTGGACTGCGGCTCGGAGCTGATCGGCATCAACAACCGCGATCTGACCCGCATGGTCACCGACGTAGCGACCACCGCGAAGCTGCGACCGCTGGTCCCGGCCGGCGTCACCCTCGTCAGCGAGAGTGGCATCCGGACCGCCGAGGACATCGCCATGCTGCGCGATCTCGGCGTTGATGCCGCCCTGATCGGCGAGTCGCTGGTCACGGCCCCGGACGCTGGCGACCTGCTGCGGAGCTTTCTGGCAGCCGGCGCACCGCTTCCCACCCGGACGCCCGCATGAGCCGGACCCGCGTCAAGATCTGCGGCATCAAGACGGTCGAGCAGGCCGCCATGGCGCTGGAGGCTGGAGCCGACTTCCTCGGCTTCATTTTCTACCCGCCGAGCCATCGGTACGTCGCGCCGCGGACGGTGGGGGAGATCGTGGCGGCGGCGCGGTCGCGCTTCGGCGGGCCAGACCGCTGGCAGGCGGTCGGCGTCTTCGTCGACGAGCCGCTGGAGGTCGTCCAGTCAACCGTGCGAACGGCCGGGCTGGACTTCGCGCAGTTGTGCGGAGCAGAAGTTGCCGCCTACGCGGCTGCCGTCGGCTCACCGGTGATCCGCGTGGTGCACGTCGATGGCAGCGGCCAGCCGCAAGCCTCGACCGTCGCCGCCGACCACGGGGCTGCCCGCCTGCTGCTCGACGCCAAGGCCGACGGCCAGTACGGCGGCACCGGCACGACCTATCCCTGGCCGGCCGTACGAGCCGCCGCCGCCGAGGCGTTCCTGGCCGGCGGCCTGACGCCCGGCAACGTGGCCGAGGCGATCGAGGCGACGCGCCCCTGGGCCGTGGACGTCAGCAGCGGCGTGGAGTCGTGCCGGGTGAAAGACCCGGACCTGATTCGCGCGTTCATCTCGGAGGTCAGACGTGTCGATCTCGCAATCGACAGCCATCGCCGCTGAACAGGTCGCGGAGGCCCAGCCGCAACGGCCGGGCTACTTCGGACCGTACGGCGGCCAGTTCGTCCCAGAAGTCTTGATGCCGGCCCTGCGCGAGCTGGAAGTCGCGTACGCCGAGGCCCGCGACGATCCCGAGTTCCAGGCCGCATTGGCGCGCCAGTTGCGCGACTACGTCGGTCGCCAGACACCGCTCTACCACGCCCCACGTCTGAGCGAGGCGGTCGGGTGCCGGGTCTACCTCAAGCGCGAGGATCTGGCCCACACCGGCGCCCACAAGATCAACAACGCCCTCGGGCAGGCGCTACTGGCGAAGAAGATGGGCAAACAGCGGATCATCGCCGAGACCGGCGCCGGCCAGCACGGCGTCGCCACGGCCACGGTCTGCGCCAAGCTCGGGCTTGCGTGTGTCGTGTACATGGGCGTCGAGGACGTGCGGCGGCAGTCGGTCAACGTCTTCCGCATGCAACTGCTCGGCGCAGAAGTCCGTCCGGTCGAGAGCGGCACCAAGACGCTCAAGGACGCCATCAACGAGGCGATCCGCGACTGGGTCACCAACGTCCGTTCGACGTTCTACATCATCGGCTCGGCCATCGGGCCGCACCCCTACCCGACGATGGTCCGCGACTTTCAGTCGGTCATCGGACGGGAGTCGCGCGAGCAGGTGCTGGAGCAGGCAGAACGGCTGCCGGACGCCGTCGTCGCCTGTGTGGGCGGCGGCAGCAACTCCATCGGCATGTTTGCCGGCTTCGTGGACGATCCCGGCGTCCGGCTGATCGGCGTCGAGCCGGGCGGCGTCGGGATGGGGCCGAACGAGAACGCGGCCACCCTGGTCTCGGGCAAGATCGGCGTGCTGCACGGCACGCGCACCCTGATCCTCCAAGACGACGACGGCCAGATCCTCGGGACGCACTCGGTCTCGGCGGGCCTGGACTACCCGGGCGTCGGGCCGGAGCACAGCTATCTCCAGTCCATCGGCCGCGCATCGTACGTTGCTATCTCCGACCAGGACGCACTGGACGGCTTCCGGCTGCTCTGCCGCACGGAGGGGATCATCCCGGCCTTGGAACCGGCCCACGCCATCGCCTACCTGCGCGACCTTGGCCGCGAGCTGGGGCCAGATGGCACGGTCGTGGTGTGCCTGTCGGGTCGCGGTGACAAGGACATCGACAGCTTCCGCGAGGCGACCGGAGGACTGGCATGAGCGCCCAGAATCGGATCGACCGGGCCTTTGCCGGCCTCAAGCAGGAGGGGCGCATCGGGCTGTTCCCCTACCTGACGGCCGGCTACCCGGACCGGGCCGCCTGCGTGCGGCTGCTGCGGGTCATGGCCGACGCCGGCGCGGACGCGTTCGAGCTTGGCATCCCGTTCTCGGACCCGCTGGCCGACGGCGTCACGATGCAGATCACCAGCGCGAAGTCGCTGGCGCAGGGGACCACCCTGGCGGACGCCTTCGACATCGTGGCCGAGTTCCGGCAGACGCACGACACGCCCATTGTGATGATGAGTTAC includes the following:
- the trpC gene encoding indole-3-glycerol phosphate synthase TrpC, coding for MILDDILANKRNEVAERLARVPQAEQAARAAAAAPARDFLGALRRPGVSIISEIKRQSPAKGALRLDMDAPTMARTYAAAGTSCISVLTDEKYFKGSDADLTAVRERVTVPVLRKDFVVSPYQVYEARAIGADCVLLIVLALTPDEIVSTSALATSLGMAALVEVHTEDELRIALDCGSELIGINNRDLTRMVTDVATTAKLRPLVPAGVTLVSESGIRTAEDIAMLRDLGVDAALIGESLVTAPDAGDLLRSFLAAGAPLPTRTPA
- a CDS encoding phosphoribosylanthranilate isomerase, which encodes MSRTRVKICGIKTVEQAAMALEAGADFLGFIFYPPSHRYVAPRTVGEIVAAARSRFGGPDRWQAVGVFVDEPLEVVQSTVRTAGLDFAQLCGAEVAAYAAAVGSPVIRVVHVDGSGQPQASTVAADHGAARLLLDAKADGQYGGTGTTYPWPAVRAAAAEAFLAGGLTPGNVAEAIEATRPWAVDVSSGVESCRVKDPDLIRAFISEVRRVDLAIDSHRR
- the trpD gene encoding anthranilate phosphoribosyltransferase: MAIKEMIVKVVEGRSLRETEAAAAMLDIVEGLATPSQIAAFVTALRMKGETAEEIAGLARIMRRYANRVEADSDAIDIVGTGGDGGNTFNISTLSAIVVAAAGGKVAKHGNRGITSKCGAADILEALGVAFDLPPDGVAECVRRTGFGFMFAPLYHPAMRHAVVPRREIGVRTAFNLLGPITNPAGVTSQVTGVAVGPVAPIIAEVLRLLGSRRALVVHGSDGLDELSISAPTKVYDVADGVVSDYEITPERIGLQSHPSEAIRGGTVEANLRYAQSILAGERGAARDAVLLNAAAGMVVAGLSEDMRRGALRAAEAIDSGAARAKLDEVREVSQSLKGAVPA
- the trpB gene encoding tryptophan synthase subunit beta, whose amino-acid sequence is MSISQSTAIAAEQVAEAQPQRPGYFGPYGGQFVPEVLMPALRELEVAYAEARDDPEFQAALARQLRDYVGRQTPLYHAPRLSEAVGCRVYLKREDLAHTGAHKINNALGQALLAKKMGKQRIIAETGAGQHGVATATVCAKLGLACVVYMGVEDVRRQSVNVFRMQLLGAEVRPVESGTKTLKDAINEAIRDWVTNVRSTFYIIGSAIGPHPYPTMVRDFQSVIGRESREQVLEQAERLPDAVVACVGGGSNSIGMFAGFVDDPGVRLIGVEPGGVGMGPNENAATLVSGKIGVLHGTRTLILQDDDGQILGTHSVSAGLDYPGVGPEHSYLQSIGRASYVAISDQDALDGFRLLCRTEGIIPALEPAHAIAYLRDLGRELGPDGTVVVCLSGRGDKDIDSFREATGGLA